From one Candidatus Methanoplasma termitum genomic stretch:
- a CDS encoding pyridoxamine 5'-phosphate oxidase family protein, translating into MRRKDREVKDRDEIEKIILRCKTCHVAMVDDGAPYVVPLSFGYKFLENGVLELYFHSAHEGKKIDILRKNNKVCFEMASEGEPMFTDTPCNSGYYFASMIGYGEVFFIQDAVEKCEALSIMFKHQSGKEAVFTADQAKAVCVYKIVSAEFTGKRKPRPKA; encoded by the coding sequence ATGAGACGAAAGGACAGGGAAGTAAAAGATAGGGATGAAATAGAGAAGATCATCCTTCGGTGCAAGACCTGCCATGTGGCGATGGTCGACGACGGCGCACCGTATGTGGTCCCCCTGAGCTTCGGTTACAAATTCCTTGAGAACGGTGTTTTAGAACTGTACTTTCACAGTGCGCATGAAGGGAAGAAGATTGACATTCTCAGAAAGAATAACAAGGTCTGCTTTGAAATGGCGAGCGAAGGCGAGCCGATGTTCACGGATACTCCGTGCAACTCAGGCTATTACTTTGCAAGCATGATCGGATACGGCGAGGTGTTCTTCATTCAGGACGCAGTTGAAAAATGCGAAGCGTTATCGATAATGTTCAAACATCAGTCAGGGAAGGAAGCTGTTTTTACCGCCGATCAGGCAAAAGCAGTCTGTGTGTACAAGATAGTCTCCGCCGAGTTCACCGGAAAGAGGAAACCGAGGCCGAAAGCATGA
- a CDS encoding TDT family transporter, translating into MNARQFISKVPVPICGLALALASLDIFLSQRYDLYSYSILAALSAIIMALFTIRIVVDWRGIIKDIENPAAFAVLPTYTMTLMLLSTYIKNFAFDVALAVWLGAIIMSFVFMFFFVKKFMLKFNMMTVFPSWVIVFVGYVVASVTSPTFGMQDLGKILFWCGLIGYLIILPLAAYRTLKVRKIPEPLTPQIAIFAAPANLCIVGGLSAFGGSPPEFVLILLIILSVVSYIAVMAYMPKMLNSKFYPSYAALTFPLVISAVSFYRFGEYYGLSSVEIFVILREITVAAAILMVVYVFIRYVIYLYRTAKGPGTTA; encoded by the coding sequence GTGAACGCAAGACAATTCATTTCCAAGGTACCGGTACCGATATGCGGCCTGGCATTGGCGCTCGCATCCCTCGATATCTTTCTTTCCCAGAGGTATGATCTCTATTCGTACAGCATACTTGCGGCACTGTCGGCAATAATAATGGCATTGTTCACGATCAGGATAGTTGTAGATTGGCGGGGGATAATCAAGGACATAGAGAATCCCGCCGCTTTCGCAGTTCTGCCGACGTATACGATGACGCTCATGCTCCTTTCCACATACATAAAAAACTTCGCCTTCGATGTCGCACTTGCGGTCTGGCTCGGAGCGATCATAATGAGTTTTGTGTTCATGTTCTTCTTTGTAAAAAAATTCATGCTCAAATTCAACATGATGACGGTATTCCCGAGCTGGGTCATCGTATTTGTCGGATACGTGGTGGCAAGCGTAACCTCTCCGACGTTCGGGATGCAGGATCTCGGAAAGATATTATTCTGGTGCGGACTCATAGGGTATTTGATCATTTTACCGCTGGCGGCCTACCGTACGCTGAAGGTCAGGAAGATCCCGGAACCGCTGACCCCTCAGATCGCGATATTCGCCGCCCCTGCCAACCTCTGCATAGTCGGCGGTCTCTCGGCGTTCGGCGGTTCGCCGCCCGAGTTCGTCCTTATTTTGCTGATCATATTGAGTGTTGTCAGCTACATTGCCGTTATGGCATACATGCCGAAAATGCTCAACAGTAAGTTCTATCCCAGTTATGCGGCGCTCACTTTCCCTCTTGTGATAAGCGCAGTGTCGTTCTACAGGTTCGGCGAATACTATGGGCTCTCGTCCGTCGAGATATTCGTGATACTAAGAGAGATAACCGTGGCCGCGGCGATACTTATGGTCGTATACGTGTTCATAAGATATGTCATATATCTGTACCGGACCGCAAAGGGTCCGGGGACGACGGCGTGA
- a CDS encoding KilA-N domain-containing protein, protein MTEDKLTVKGIDVRYKRIAQEYYISLTDIARFKNESTKDVIKNRLRKKETIAFLGLWETLNNPDFKGVEFDLFRNEAGYNAFTLSVEQWVGKTNAIGITASRGRYSQGTFAHKDIAFEFASWVSVEFKLYMIREYQRLREEEQKTLEWNAKRELAKVNYLFHTNAIKEIPNTILNVLGFSPDVRETNDSEMAFMNTLNMTETESEVYKLIYEGTVRKTADIPKIMDINPRTAQRTLAKLADKGYIQKEGGKNSGILVPVKQK, encoded by the coding sequence ATGACAGAAGATAAGTTAACTGTTAAAGGCATTGATGTTCGATACAAACGCATCGCACAAGAATATTATATCTCGCTGACAGATATAGCCAGATTTAAGAACGAGAGCACAAAAGACGTGATCAAGAATCGGCTAAGAAAAAAAGAGACTATTGCCTTTCTCGGATTGTGGGAAACATTGAACAACCCCGATTTTAAAGGGGTCGAATTCGACCTCTTTAGAAACGAGGCGGGATATAACGCATTCACACTGTCAGTCGAACAGTGGGTGGGAAAAACAAACGCTATTGGCATAACGGCCAGCCGCGGGCGTTATAGCCAAGGAACATTTGCGCACAAGGACATTGCTTTCGAATTCGCATCCTGGGTATCGGTAGAGTTCAAACTGTATATGATACGTGAATATCAGCGCCTCAGAGAAGAAGAACAGAAAACACTGGAATGGAATGCAAAACGCGAACTTGCAAAAGTGAACTATCTTTTTCACACAAATGCAATAAAGGAGATACCCAACACAATTCTCAACGTCCTTGGTTTCTCTCCAGATGTAAGAGAAACAAATGATTCTGAAATGGCATTTATGAATACATTGAACATGACAGAAACCGAGTCGGAGGTCTATAAGCTGATCTATGAAGGAACAGTACGGAAAACTGCAGATATACCCAAAATAATGGATATTAATCCCAGAACAGCACAGAGGACTCTGGCAAAGCTGGCAGATAAAGGATATATTCAGAAAGAAGGTGGAAAGAATTCTGGAATATTGGTTCCTGTAAAACAAAAATGA